From the genome of Colletotrichum destructivum chromosome 10, complete sequence, one region includes:
- a CDS encoding Putative Zinc finger, MYND-type, producing MANPSTAKEEGDWAIVSFKDPWHFPTCNGISPFSQGISRPSYDPALDRWCLLAEVTDTAFFFSARVIARDRDGKDFVVGFYPNNADAANLNLGQFHVGHTIALAYPKPHKFPDGLWGVRVDELDSCSLFPVGLNDLLQINSDLCAYIGPRGTPRKCQACGKHDKELITCGVCQLYSYCNPKCLRIGWRDKGHEKACQLLKDPDFKSLLFFCVGEGKERFRFPL from the exons ATGGCGAATCCGAGCACCGccaaagaagaaggcgatTGGGCCATCGTCAGCTTCAAAGACCCGTGGCACTTCCCGACGTGTAATGGAATCTCTCCGTTCAGCCAAGGCATCAGCCGCCCTTCCTATGACCCGGCACTGGACCGCTGGTGTCTGTTGGCCGAGGTGACGGACACGGCgttcttcttcagcgccCGTGTCATCGCCCGCGACCGCGATGGCAAAGatttcgtcgtcggcttctaTCCGAAcaacgccgatgccgccaatCTCAACTTGGGCCAGTTCCACGTCGGCCacaccatcgccctcgcGTACCCCAAGCCGCACAAATTCCCCGACGGGTTGTGGGGTGTTCGTGTTGACGAGCTGGACTCCTGTTCA CTGTTCCCCGTCGGTCTGAACGACCTTCTCCAGATCAACTCGGACCTCTGTGCCTACATCGGACCCAGAGGCACACCCAGGAAATGCCAAGCCTGTGGAAAGCATGACAAGGAGCTCATCACGTGCGGCGTGTGCCAGTTGTACAGTTACTGCAACCCG AAGTGCCTGAGAATCGGATGGAGAGACAAGGGACACGAGAAGGCGTGCCAGTTGCTCAAGGACCCGGACTTCAAATCCCTGTTGTTTTTTTGCGTCGGAGAGGGCAAGGAACGCTTCCGGTTCCCACTTTGA
- a CDS encoding Putative Clr5 domain-containing protein translates to MPVPPTAEEWESYRPLIADLYTRRTLKDIRAQLKNVHGFHATERMYKGRLKSWGIEKNKRHNRRPPPPPPPTPPKESARSPGAVACQTRPTIITTPSDDCQHRKEPHAPKPSSQSPFALTPVASPYPRDDGLETRSTTCIGTPQSFPPTPATTLGYRSPNGYDHGDLGGDPEVLCKEIVNCAISILSNLVPGRPPGTGFEDCTPTDDHLAIYRTLQDKLRYETQIRGNFVNIPSSASTTDLRRDVKMLLDNFHEAMPIGILSTINQSLDHHAIQQLASCLATSSQEMPRPNSDFIRLAQSLRHLLAVTTFENFQGLMDRICEELEGKVLKVLGQRSLVTVYLVFILNSKKAKSKQQLDNRILSMAMGRMSHVKARYGHEALLVVKFSQFIIGYRNLAKPEGQFDQDVLDMAEDCYNLSEQHLREQEEAKGASYAAITDAKSHYGKSCSLLADCRYSQGNEYAGDRAELHDWSRRLLLMAIGCHVDSPMGTLPYYERQKQKLERWCREAGDTTRLRQLEDIEELIRGNEERPKDGPLLPRLQALGLGSQIGTEKGQLVDGKPDR, encoded by the exons ATGCCCGTGCCGCCGACCGCAGAGGAGTGGGAGAGCTACCGGCCGCTCATTGCGGATCTGTACACCCGCCGGACGCTCAAGGACATCAGGGCGCAGCTCAAGAACGTTCATGGGTTCCACGCGAC GGAGCGTATGTACAAGGGGAGGTTGAAGTCGTGGGGCATCGAGAAGAATAAACGGCATAATCGAaggcctccgccgccgccgccgccaacgccgccaaaAGAGAGCGCGCGTTCTCCTGGTGCCGTAGCGTGTCAGACGAGGCCCACGATCATCACAACACCGAGCGACGATTGCCAACACCGCAAAGAACCGCACGCTCCCAAACCTTCGTCTCAGTCCCCATTCGCGTTGACCCCAGTTGCATCGCCCTACCCCAGAGACGACGGGCTAGAGACCCGCTCCACGACCTGCATCGGCACGCCGCAGTCGTTCCCACCAACGCCAGCGACAACACTGGGGTACAGGTCGCCCAACGGATACGACCACGGGGACTTGGGCGGGGACCCGGAGGTGCTATGCAAGGAGATTGTGAACTGTGCCATCTCGATCCTGTCGAACCTAGTCCCTGGACGACCCCCCGGCACCGGCTTCGAGGACTGCACGCCGACGGATGACCATCTCGCGATATACCGGACGCTGCAGGACAAGCTCAGGTACGAGACCCAGATCAGGGGAAACTTCGTGAACatcccgtcgtcggcgtccacCACCGATTTAAGGCGGGACGTCAAGATGCTACTCGATAACTTCCACGAGGCGATGCCGATCGGCATATTGAGCACCATCAACCAGTCGCTGGACCACCATGCCATCCAGCAACTGGCAAGCTGTCTCGCGACATCATCCCAAGAGATGCCGAGACCGAACTCCGACTTCATCCGTCTGGCACAAAGTCTTCGACATCTCCTGGCCGTGACGACGTTTGAGAACTTCCAAGGGCTGATGGACCGCATCtgcgaggagctcgaggggAAAGTGCTCAAAGTGCTCGGACAACGGAGCCTGGTGACGGTCTATTTGGTGTTCATCCTCAACTccaagaaggcgaagagCAAACAGCAGCTGGACAACCGGATCCTGAGCATGGCGATGGGGAGAATGTCCCACGTCAAGGCCCGTTACGGGCACGAGGCTTTGCTGGTCGTGAAGTTCAGCCAATTCATCATCGGCTATCGCAACCTCGCCAAGCCGGAGGGCCAGTTCGACCAAGACGTTCTCGACATGGCGGAGGACTGCTACAACCTCTCCGAGCAACACCTGAGAGAGCAAGAAGAGGCCAAGGGGGCCAGCTACGCCGCTATCACGGACGCCAAGTCGCACTACGGGAAAAGCTGCTCCTTGCTGGCGGACTGCCGGTATTCCCAGGGCAACGAATACGCCGGGGATCGCGCGGAGCTGCACGACTGGTCCCGCAGGCTGCTGTTGATGGCGATCGGGTGCCACGTCGACAGCCCGATGGGCACCCTTCCGTATTACGAGCgacagaagcagaagctAGAGAGGTGGTGCCGCGAGGCAGGCGACACTACGAGGCTACGGCAGCTCGAGGATATCGAAGAGCTCATCCGGGGTAATGAAGAGCGCCCGAAGGACGGGCCTCTGCTCCCGAGGCTGCAAGCGCTGGGGCTAGGGTCGCAGATCGGGACCGAAAAAGGGCAACTCGTCGACGGGAAACCCGATCGGTGA
- a CDS encoding Putative multicopper oxidase, second cupredoxin domain-containing protein: MYQSLLVAGAFAASLASALPSLGSLPEPKLFPRAACSGNTASTRSEWCDYSVDTDYWTEAPDTGVTREYWLELTDVTVAPDGVSRSAMAVNGSIPGPTLFADWGDTVTVHITNSLTTSNNGTSIHFHGIRQNYTNQNDGVSSITQCPTAPGDTITYTWKALQYGSTWYHSHFALQAWQGIFGGIVINGPATANYDEDLGMLFLNDWDHQTVDELYSTAETSGPPTLDTGLINGTNVYGDDDSTSQTGYRYNVTWTSGTSYRMRLVNAAVDTHWKFSIDNHTMQVIASDLVPITPYDATVLDIGMGQRYDIIVTADQADTADTFWIRAIPQAACSDNDSTDNIKGIISYTGTITTPTTTGYSYTDSCDDETDNLVPYVSKTVSDANWDELESATVGKNTAGLFKWYLNSTSMLVDWANPTLEAIVNGTTSWDTEEAVIELSEADQWVYFVIETTLAVPHPIHLHGHDFFVLAQGTGTYSSSSVTLNTSNPPRRDTAMLPASGYLVMAWETDNPGAWLMHCHIGWHTSEGFSMQFVERYSEIAAITDNTTLTDTCSAWTTFQEEYSIEQEDSGV, translated from the coding sequence atgtATCAGTCCTTACTCGTggccggcgccttcgccgcgTCCTTGGCCTCTGCCTTGCCGTCTCTCGGCTCTCTCCCCGAGCCCAAGTTGTTCCCTCGTGCTGCCTGCAGCGGCAACACCGCCAGCACGAGGAGCGAGTGGTGTGACTACTCCGTCGACACCGACTACTGGACCGAGGCCCCCGACACCGGCGTCACGCGCGAGTACTGGCTCGAGCTGACGGACGTCACCGTGGCCCCCGACGGCGTCTCCCGCTCCGCGATGGCCGTCAACGGTTCCATCCCCGGCCCTACCCTCTTCGCTGACTGGGGTGACACCGTCACGGTCCACATCACCAACTCCCTGACGACGTCCAACAACGGCACCAGCATCCACTTCCACGGCATCCGCCAGAACTACACAAACCAGAACGACGGCGTCAGCTCCATCACCCAGTGCCCTACCGCCCCCGGCGACACCATCACCTACACCTGGAAGGCCCTGCAGTACGGCTCGACCTGGTACCACTCCCACTTCGCCCTGCAGGCGTGGCAGGGCATCtttggcggcatcgtcatcaacGGCCCTGCCACGGCCAActacgacgaggacctcggcatGCTCTTCCTCAACGACTGGGACCACCAGACAGTCGACGAGCTCTACTCCACCGCCGAGACCAGCGGCCCCCCGACCCTCGACACCGGCCTCATCAACGGCACCAACGtctacggcgacgacgactcgaCCTCTCAGACGGGCTACCGCTACAACGTCACCTGGACGTCCGGCACGTCCTACCGCATGAGgctcgtcaacgccgccgtcgacacccACTGGAAGTTCTCCATCGACAACCACACCATGCAGGTCATCGCCTCCGACCTCGTCCCCATCACCCCCTACGACGCCACCGTGCTCGACATCGGCATGGGCCAGCGCTACGACATCATCGTCACGGCCGACCAGGCCGACACGGCCGACACCTTCTGGATCCGTGCCATCCCTCAGGCGGCCTGctccgacaacgacagcacCGACAACATCAAGGGCATCATCTCGTACACGGGTACCATCACCACCCCGACGACCACCGGCTACTCCTACACGGACAGctgcgacgacgagacggacAACCTCGTCCCCTACGTCTCCAAGACCGTCTCGGACGCCAACTGggacgagctcgagagcGCCACCGTCGGCAAGAACACGGCCGGCCTCTTCAAGTGGTACCTCAACAGCACCAGCATGCTCGTCGACTGGGCCAACCCgaccctcgaggccatcgtcaacggcaCCACGAGCTGGGACACGGAGGAGGCCGTCATCGAGCTCAGCGAGGCCGACCAGTGGGTCTACTTCGTCATCGAGaccaccctcgccgtcccGCACCCCATCCACCTGCACGGCCacgacttcttcgtcctTGCCCAGGGCACGGGCACCTACTCGAGCTCCTCCGTGACGCTCAACACCTCCAACCCGCCCCGCCGCGACACGGCGATGCTGCCGGCCTCCGGCTACCTCGTCATGGCCTGGGAGACGGACAACCCGGGCGCCTGGCTGATGCACTGCCACATCGGCTGGCACACGTCCGAGGGCTTCTCGATGCAGTTCGTCGAGCGGTACAGCGAGATCGCAGCCATCACGGACAACACCACCCTCACCGACACTTGCAGCGCGTGGACCACCTTCCAGGAGGAGTACTCGATCGAGCAGGAGGACTCTGGTGTCTGA
- a CDS encoding Putative PAN/Apple domain-containing protein — MQSFTIATILALAAAAQAGPLAIRDVCNSAPSGPTTANVSPLSQPSAATAEACQKLCEVDPSCQSFIFGLPESGTTPQCQLYAVPASQVPKQSNANLMVFDKACSGVPTTAPTKAGSDNNGSTGGNGNQNGGQQPKKRTNVCGAAPAGPATSNPTPILSRQDITDQDACLALCKQTTGCQAIEFGKPSANEPVQCRLFDTPASNLPAPTNGQTFVAFDIGC; from the exons ATGCAGTCCTTCACCATCGCCACcattctcgccctcgccgccgctgcccagGCAGGCCCCCTTGCTATCCGGGACGTCTGTAACTCCGCTCCCTCGGGCCCTACTACCGCCAACGTCAGCCCGCTCTCACAGCCGTCCGCCGCCACTGCGGAGGCCTGCCAGAAGCTTTGTGAGGTCGACCCCAGCTGCCAGAGTTTCATCTTCGGCCTCCCGGAGTCCGGCACCACGCCCCAGTGCCAGCTCTACGCCGTGCCCGCCTCGCAGGTCCCCAAACAGTCCAACGCCAACCTGATGGTGTTCGACAAGGCCTGTTCTGGCGTGCCCACGACAGCCCCGACCAAGGCCGGTAGCGATAACAACGGCAGCActggcggcaacggcaaccaGAACGGCGGTCAGCAGCCCAAGAAGCGCACCAACGTCTGtggcgccgcccccgccggccCAGCGACCAGCAACCCCACTCCTATCCTGAGCCGACAAGACATCACCGACCAGGACGCCTGCTTGGCTCTTTGCAAGCAGACCACAGGTTGCCAGGC CATTGAGTTTGGCAAGCCTTCCGCCAACGAGCCGGTCCAGTGCCGGCTGTTCGACACGCCGGCGTCTAACCTTCCCGCGCCTACCAATGGCCAGACATTCGTCGCCTTCGACATCGGCTGCTAA
- a CDS encoding Putative major facilitator superfamily, MFS transporter superfamily, with the protein MSATTDLPPEKALETPANDASGADSPSEVENGDEGVNTKALLRKLDAKLLPAVGILYLLSFLDRSNVGNARIEGLTEDLHMSGNQYLTGLTLYFIGYVLFEIPCNIILKRTTPRFWLPTLTVAWGIVATLMGIVTNMAGFFVARFFLGVTESGLFPGVVYYFSMWYKRRERQYRISLFFSAASLAGAFGGILAWGIGHMRVVWDNGWRWIFILEGIATVVIAIGAYWFIQNYPDTAKFVSDKERRFIRARLAADSDATHNEKFTWGNVMDAIKDPKCWLYGLGFHTMSLPLYTFSLFIPTIIRNLGYTAAVAQLLTIPPYAVAFVTTLTVAIYSERTGRRAFFIMGSSAFAAVGYIILLANGDPTGKPGVSYLGTFFAAAGIYPSTALVLSWPAINVSGQTKRAVGNAMQITIGNLGAVLGTQLYRANDGPRYFVGHSFALGYLIANIVVCGILYIVLKRENTRREAIAPEVQAIGDLEDWPGDKDPRWRFQY; encoded by the exons ATGAGCGCGACGACCGACCTCCCGCCCGAGAAGGCGCTGGAGACCCCCGCGAACGATGCAAGCGGCGCGGACAGTCCTTCCGAAGTCGAGAACGGGGACGAAGGCGTCAATACGAAGGCGTTGCTGCGGAAGCTCGATGCCAAGCTACTCCCGGCCGTCGGCATTCTG TATCTGCTATCTTTCCTAGACAGATCGAACG TCGGCAATGCGCGAATCGAAGGCCTCACCGAAGACCTGCACATGT CCGGTAATCAGTACCTCACTGGTCTGACGCTGTACTTCATCGGTTATGTGCTCTTTGAA ATCCCCTGCAACATCATCCTCAAGAGAACCACGCCGCGGTTCTGGCTGCCAACCCTGACGGTCGCCTGGGGCATCGTCGCCACGCTCATGGGCATCGTCACGAACATggccggcttcttcgtcgcgcgcttcttcctcggcgtcacCGAGAGCGGTCTCTTCCCCGGTGTCGTGTACTATTTCTCCATGTGGTACAAGCGCCGCGAGAGGCAGTACCgcatctctctcttcttcagcGCCGCCTCTCTCGCCGGAGCTTTCGGAGGTATCTTGGCATGG GGTATTGGTCACATGCGAGTCGTTTGGGACAATGGATGGCGTTGGATCTTCATACTG GAAGGTATTGCGACGGTCGTCATCGCTATCGGCGCGTATTGGTTCATCCAGAACTACCCCGACACCGCAAAGTTCGTGTCCGACAAGGAGCGCCGCTTCATCCGCGCCaggctcgccgccgacagcGATGCGACGCACAACGAAAAGTTCACATGGGGCAACGTGATGGACGCTATCAAGGACCCCAAGTGCTGGCTGTACGGGCTCGGCTTTCACACCATGAGCCTGCCGCTGTAcaccttctctctcttcatt CCGACAATCATTAGAAATCTCGGCtacaccgccgccgtggcccaGCTCCTGACCATCCCGCCCTAtgccgtcgccttcgtcacGACCCTGACCGTCGCCATCTACTCCGAGCGgaccggccgccgcgccttcttcatcatggGATCGtccgccttcgccgccgtcggctacatcatcctcctcgccaatGGCGACCCGACAGGGAAGCCCGGCGTCTCCTACCTCGGgaccttcttcgccgccgcgggcaTCTACCCGTCCAcggccctcgtcctctcgTGGCCCGCCATCAACGTGTCGGGCCAGACGAAACGTGCCGTTGGCAACGCCATGCAGATCACCATTGGCAACTTGGGCGCTGTCCTCGGCACGCAGCTGTACCGTGCCAACGACGGGCCGAGATACTTCGTGGGCCATTCGTTTGCGTTGGGATACCTCATTGCTAACATTGTTGTTTGCGGCATCTTGTACATCGTACTCAAGCGGGAGAACACGAGGAGGGAGGCCATCGCTCCGGAGGTTCAGGCCATCGGCGACTTGGAGGACTGGCCCGGAGACAAGGATCCCAGGTGGAGGTTCCAGTACTAG
- a CDS encoding Putative amino acid/polyamine transporter I codes for MSFLRRPFSRRTPEANHEDNSGHESDVTDGSLHFVVEKAGNDSGLSYQEATGAPVETSSPLGYSVGPITIIFLNISKMIGTGVYSTPSSILKGTGSVGLSMIYWALGFLTSIASFSVYLEFASYFPNRSGSEVVYLEQAWPRPKWLFPTAFAFQSVALSFSSGNAIVLSQYLFRAAGTTPSPWQLKGVAVAGFTVATLVVALNNRFAYRFSNGVGVVKLITLVFIVITGLVVLGGHTKVPEPRANFQNPFEGTATAYGLTNALYRIIFSYAGYENAFNVVNEVKDPVRQIRKNGWIALAIVTVLYILANIAYFAAVPKADLAAAKEIAASLFFENVFGSSRAVRGLNFLIALSSFGNLLTVLIGSSRMLRECGRQGVLPYPRFWASTRPFGTTLGPYLVKWILTVIMVVAPPAGDAFNFIADLQVYPSAFFGFVMTVGLYVVRWRRKRLNLPRPIFKAWDVIIVFNIVKDVYLLVMPWYPPAGGVFAGDVSFWYATYVVAGIGILLGCGVYYWLWIYAVPKLKGYEIRQQVLELADGAQSHKLIKVPIAELAEWDATHDHVGRPLQQTLSEQATEEEKKGLDA; via the exons ATGTCGTTCCTGAGGCGGCCCTTCAGCCGTCGAACTCCGGAGGCTAACCATGAAGACAACTCCGGCCACGAATCCGACGTGACGGACGGAAGCCTCCATTTTGTCGTCGAAAAAGCCGGCAATGACTCTGGTCTATCCTACCAGGAAGCGACGGGGGCACCGGTCGAGACAAGCTCTCCCTTGGGATACAGCGTCGGCCCAATCACAATCATCTTTCTGAACATCAGCAAGATGATCGGCACCGGAGTGTACTCCACTC CTTCCTCGATCCTCAAGGGCACCGGTTCCGTGGGCCTCAGCATGATATACTGGGCTCTGGGCTTCCTGACATCCATCGCCTCTTTTTCCGTATACCTCGAGTTCGCATCATACTTCCCCAACAGGTCCGGGTCCGAGGTTGTCTATCTCGAGCAAGCCTGGCCTCGACCCAAGTGGCTGTTCCCAACTGCCTTTGCGTTTCAGTCCGTTGCTCTATCGTTTAGTAGCGGCAACGCCATCG TCTTGTCGCAATATCTGTTTAGAGCTGCCGGGACGACCCCCAGCCCCTGGCAGTTGAAAGGCGTCGCGGTGGCCGGCTTCACAGTCGCCACACTGG TCGTTGCACTCAACAACCGGTTCGCGTACCGCTTTTCAAACGGAGTCGGGGTGGTCAAGCTCATCACTCTGGTCTTCATCGTAATCACAGGTCTTGTCGTTCTCGGGGGGCACACGAAAGTGCCCGAGCCGCGCGCCAACTTCCAAAACCCGTTCGAAGGCACTGCCACGGCCTATGGCCTGACGAACGCCCTGTACAGAATCATCTTCTCCTACGCGGGATACGAGAACGCTTTCAACGTGGTCAATGAAGTGAAG GATCCGGTTCGGCAGATCAGGAAGAACGGTTGGATCGCACTGGCGATTGTCACTGTGCTTTACATCTTGGCCAACATTGCCTACTTCGCTGCCG TCCCGAAAGCCGATCTCGCCGCGGCCAAGGAGATTGCCGCGAGTCTTTTCTTCGAGAACGTCTTCGGCTCCAGCCGGGCCGTCAGAGGTCTCAATTTCTTGATTGCACTGAGCTCCTTCGGCAATCTCCTGACTGTCCTGATTGGATCGTCTCGTATGCTCCGCGAGTGTGGAAG ACAAGGAGTTCTGCCGTACCCCAGATTCTGGGCCTCCACTAGGCCATTTGGCACAACCTTGGGTCCATACCTCGTGAAATGGATCTTGACCGTCATTATGGTGgtcgcgccgcccgccggTGACGCTTTCAACTTTA TTGCCGATTTGCAGGTTTACCCATCTGCATTTTTTGGCTTCGTTATGACTGTCGGCCTGTACGTCGTCCGGTGGCGTCGCAAGCGCCTGAATCTGCCACGACCTATCTTCAAGGCCTGGGATGTCATTATCGTCTTCAACATCGTTAAAGACGTCTATCTCCTCGTCATGCCGTGGTACCcacccgccggcggcgtgttTGCCGGCGATGTCAGCTTCTGGTACGCGACATATGTTGTCGCTGGCATCGGAAT TCTGCTTGGATGTGGAGTTTACTACTGGCTCTGGATCTATGCGGTTCCTAAGTTGAAGGGGTACGAGATCCGTCAGCAAGTACTAGAGCTTGCAGACGGCGCGCAGAGTCACAAGCTTATCAAGGTGCCTATCGCGGAGCTGGCTGAGTGGGACGCGACCCATGACCATGTTGGACGGCCTTTGCAACAGACTCTAAGCGAACAGGCTacagaagaggagaagaagggcctTGATGCTTAG
- a CDS encoding Putative TauD/TfdA-like domain, taurine dioxygenase TauD-like superfamily, with amino-acid sequence MAAAAVQAPTLPGPPGQPDIAYTPSHDNYLARIKRRQEQEKLEKSLPEGFPQKLESKLVWDGNTLAQHYNWNYVLTDADKKEIDEALNHFKSLKKPLGEISQETFPLPNLHQTLREISDEIHNGHGFKVVRGVPVEKYSREENVIIYAGVSSHVAPVRGRQDNQFQGEPADVVLAHIKDLTKVVDAHRIGAPAYTTEKQVFHTDVGDVIALFALGEAAEGGQSYLSSSWHVYNELARTRPDLIHTLAQPWDADEFGKDGRSYSSRPLLHHQPAADGVPERLIIQYARRSFTGYWGLPRSSDIPPITEAQAEALDALHFLAEKYAASLDFHVGDIQYANNLSIFHARGGFVDSEEKHRHLIRLWLRDPENAWKTPEALKERWDRVYSGVTPEKSVFPLEPQIRSASRGEFKPEENAGSTS; translated from the exons ATGGCCGCCGCTGCAGTTCAAGCCCCGACACTTCCTGGTCCCCCGGGCCAACCAGACATCGCATACACCCCCAGCCATGACAACTACCTGGCTCGGATCAAGCGTCGCCAAGAGCAGGAAAAACTGGAAAAGTCGTTGCCGGAGGGCTTCCCGCAGAAACTGGAGTCCAAGCTAGTTTGGGACGGCAACACCCTGGCTCAGCACTACAACTGGAACTACGTCCTAACGGATGCCGACAAGAAGGAGATCGATGAGGCGCTCAACCACTTCAAGT CCTTGAAGAAGCCGTTGGGCGAAATCAGCCAAGAGACATTCCCGCTGCCTAATCTCCACCAGACCCTCCGCGAGATCTCGGATGAGATCCACAACGGCCATGGCTTCAAGGTTGTCCGCGGGGTGCCCGTCGAGAAGTACAGCCGCGAGGAGAACGTCATCATCTACGCCGGGGTCTCCTCTCACGTCGCGCCGGTTCGCGGGCGACAAGACAACCAGTTCCAAGGCGAGCCTGCGGATGTCGTGCTCGCCCACATCAAGGACCTCACAAaagtcgtcgacgcccacCGAATCGGCGCGCCAGCGTACACCACGGAGAAGCAGGTGTTCCACACTGATGTCGGCGATGTGATTGCCCTCTTCGctctcggcgaggccgccgaagGTGGGCAGAGCTACTTGTCGAGCAGCTGGCACGTCTACAACGAGCTGGCCAGGACGAGACCCGATCTGATTCACACCCTGGCCCAGCCATGGGACGCCGATGA ATTCGGAAAGGATGGCAGATCCTACAGCAGCAGACCCCTCCTGCACCaccagcccgccgccgacggcgtgccCGAGCGCTTGATCATCCAATACGCCCGACGCAGTTTCACAGGGTACTGGGGCCTGCCGCGGTCGTCTGACATCCCCCCCATCACGGAGgcgcaggccgaggccctcgacgccctgcacttcctcgccgagaagTACGCCGCCTCCCTGGACTTCCATGTTGGCGACATACAGTACGCGAACAACCTGAGCATCTTCCACGCCCGTGGGGGGTTCGTCGActcggaggagaagca TCGTCACTTGATCCGCCTCTGGCTTAGGGATCCCGAAAATGCTTGGAAGACGCCCGAGGCGCTGAAGGAGCGATGGGACCGGGTATACTCTGGCGTGACTCCCGAGAAGTCTGTGTTTCCCCTCGAGCCACAGATCCGAAGCGCAAGCAGAGGGGAGTTTAAGCCTGAGGAGAATGCCGGCTCGACTTCTTGA